One window from the genome of Halostella litorea encodes:
- a CDS encoding beta-CASP ribonuclease aCPSF1, producing the protein MSSVDQQLDDLREEITSELPNDITVSDVKYEGPELVVYTRDPKRFAQKGDLIRQLASKLRKRITVRPDPDVLTKPGDAREQIMNVIPDDAGVTDLDFHADTGEVVIEAEKPGMVIGRHGSTLREITQKVGWTPEVVRTPPIESSTVSNVRNFLKQERDERRDVLERVGRQIHREEMSDDEYVRITTLGCCREVGRASFVLSTPETRILIDCGDKPGAPDEVPYLQVPEALGAGAQNIDAVVLTHAHLDHSALIPLLFKYGYDGPIYTTEPTRDLMGLLQLDYLDVAAKEGRAPPYDSEMVREAIKHTIPLEYGDVTDIAPDVKLTLHNAGHILGSAVSHFHIGDGLYNVAFSGDIHYDDTRLFNGAVNDFPRVETLVLESTYGGRNDYQTDQEDSERKLKRVINETYEDDGKILIPAFAVGRSQEMMLVIEEAMRSGDIPEMPVHLDGMIWEATAIHSTYPEYLRDELRDRIFHEDDNPFLADQFNHIDGGEEERREVADGEPCIVLSTSGMVEGGPIMSWLRHFGSDPDNTLTFVGYQAQGTLGSRIQSGWDEIPISDRGNGGRRGGDTLTLKMDVETVDGFSGHADRQGLENFVKTMNPRPEKVLCVHGDESSVQDLSSALYHDYNMRTFAPKNLETFRFV; encoded by the coding sequence CCGAACGACATCACGGTGTCGGACGTCAAGTACGAGGGCCCCGAACTGGTCGTGTACACCCGCGACCCGAAGCGGTTCGCCCAGAAGGGCGACCTGATCCGACAGCTCGCGAGCAAGCTCCGCAAGCGGATCACCGTCCGGCCGGACCCGGACGTGCTCACGAAACCCGGCGACGCACGGGAGCAGATCATGAACGTCATCCCGGACGACGCCGGGGTGACCGACCTCGACTTCCACGCCGACACCGGCGAGGTCGTCATCGAGGCCGAGAAGCCCGGCATGGTGATCGGCCGCCACGGCTCGACGCTCCGGGAGATCACCCAGAAGGTCGGCTGGACGCCCGAGGTCGTCCGCACGCCGCCGATCGAGTCCTCCACCGTCTCGAACGTCCGGAACTTCCTCAAGCAGGAGCGCGACGAGCGCCGCGACGTGCTCGAACGCGTCGGCCGCCAGATCCACCGCGAGGAGATGTCCGACGACGAGTACGTCCGCATCACCACGCTGGGCTGCTGTCGCGAGGTCGGGCGGGCCTCCTTCGTCCTCTCGACGCCCGAGACGCGCATCCTCATCGACTGCGGCGACAAGCCCGGCGCGCCGGACGAGGTGCCGTACCTCCAGGTGCCCGAGGCGCTGGGCGCGGGCGCACAGAACATCGACGCCGTCGTGCTCACCCACGCTCACCTCGACCACTCCGCGCTCATCCCGCTGCTGTTCAAGTACGGCTACGACGGCCCCATCTACACGACGGAGCCGACCCGTGACCTGATGGGCCTGCTCCAACTGGACTACCTCGACGTCGCCGCCAAGGAGGGCCGCGCGCCCCCCTACGACTCCGAGATGGTCCGCGAGGCGATCAAACACACCATCCCGCTGGAGTACGGCGACGTGACCGACATCGCGCCCGACGTGAAGCTCACCCTCCACAACGCCGGCCACATCCTCGGCTCGGCGGTGAGCCACTTCCACATCGGCGACGGCCTGTACAACGTCGCGTTCTCGGGCGACATCCACTACGACGACACCCGCCTGTTCAACGGCGCGGTCAACGACTTCCCGCGCGTCGAGACGCTCGTGCTGGAGTCCACCTACGGCGGCCGGAACGACTACCAGACCGACCAGGAGGACTCCGAGCGCAAGCTCAAGCGCGTCATCAACGAGACCTACGAGGACGACGGGAAGATACTGATCCCCGCGTTCGCCGTCGGCCGCTCCCAGGAGATGATGCTCGTCATCGAGGAGGCGATGCGCAGCGGCGACATCCCCGAGATGCCCGTCCACCTCGACGGGATGATCTGGGAGGCGACGGCGATCCACTCCACCTACCCCGAGTACCTCCGGGACGAACTCCGGGACCGCATCTTCCACGAGGACGACAACCCCTTCCTCGCCGACCAGTTCAACCACATCGACGGCGGCGAGGAGGAGCGCCGCGAAGTCGCCGACGGCGAGCCGTGTATCGTCCTCTCGACCTCCGGCATGGTCGAGGGCGGCCCCATCATGTCGTGGCTCCGCCACTTCGGCAGCGACCCGGACAACACGCTGACGTTCGTCGGCTACCAGGCCCAGGGCACGCTGGGTAGCCGCATCCAGAGCGGCTGGGACGAGATCCCGATCAGCGACCGCGGCAACGGCGGCCGCCGCGGCGGCGACACGCTCACGCTGAAGATGGACGTCGAGACCGTCGACGGCTTCTCCGGCCACGCCGACCGGCAGGGCCTTGAGAACTTCGTGAAGACGATGAACCCCCGCCCCGAGAAGGTGCTCTGTGTCCACGGCGACGAGTCCTCCGTGCAGGACCTCTCGTCGGCGCTGTACCACGACTACAACATGCGGACGTTCGCGCCGAAGAACCTGGAAACCTTCCGCTTCGTCTGA
- a CDS encoding endonuclease III domain-containing protein yields MSDDAEPTENISGGTEGWEAFADDGSGESATRAEAVVDRLGDMYWQKAYGGRDAFECLVRTILSQNTSDVASQPAHDALMERYGAGEARRASEGSSGDEPRDDADLAESLAAAEQSRLAETISGAGLYNQKSEVIIDAAEWVLSEFGSEAAFDEFVRSGEPSEVRDTLLSVTGVGPKTADCVLLFSGGRGGVFPVDTHVHRIARRLGVAPADADHEGVRAALERDVPAEKCGFGHTAMIQFGREYCKARKPACLDDPDACPMADICDQVGVYPATGEVEDPADAAGD; encoded by the coding sequence ATGTCCGACGACGCCGAGCCGACGGAGAACATCAGCGGCGGGACGGAGGGCTGGGAGGCGTTCGCCGACGACGGGAGCGGGGAGTCGGCCACCCGGGCCGAGGCCGTCGTCGACCGCCTCGGCGACATGTACTGGCAGAAGGCCTACGGCGGGCGCGACGCGTTCGAGTGCCTCGTCCGTACGATCCTGAGCCAGAACACGAGCGACGTGGCGAGCCAGCCCGCCCACGACGCGCTGATGGAGCGGTACGGGGCCGGCGAGGCGCGACGCGCCTCGGAAGGGTCGAGCGGCGACGAGCCGCGAGACGACGCGGACCTGGCCGAATCGCTCGCCGCCGCCGAGCAATCCCGCCTCGCGGAGACCATCTCCGGCGCGGGCCTGTACAACCAGAAGTCCGAGGTGATCATCGACGCCGCGGAGTGGGTGCTGTCGGAGTTCGGTTCGGAAGCGGCGTTCGACGAGTTCGTCCGGTCGGGCGAGCCCTCGGAGGTCCGGGATACGCTGCTTTCGGTGACCGGCGTCGGGCCGAAGACCGCGGACTGCGTCCTGCTGTTCTCGGGCGGCCGCGGCGGGGTGTTTCCCGTGGACACGCACGTCCACCGCATCGCGCGCCGCCTCGGGGTCGCGCCCGCCGACGCCGACCACGAGGGCGTCCGCGCCGCGCTGGAGCGCGACGTCCCCGCCGAGAAATGCGGCTTCGGCCACACCGCGATGATCCAGTTCGGCCGGGAGTACTGCAAGGCCCGAAAACCGGCGTGTCTGGACGACCCCGACGCCTGTCCGATGGCCGATATCTGCGACCAGGTCGGCGTCTACCCCGCGACGGGCGAGGTCGAGGACCCGGCGGACGCCGCCGGCGACTGA
- a CDS encoding DUF371 domain-containing protein, whose protein sequence is MEEVVRARGHDNVTAEHGSTFEVTTDDYLTPAGDCILAVEADRAPADFDPEFVEACRDENATITATFEAAGHVETVRGRGDPDLELTSERSMVGRTSDYVDERTFLLGADFPAVGFDRDLVAALADGADLTVTVTVE, encoded by the coding sequence ATGGAAGAAGTCGTCCGCGCTCGCGGCCACGACAACGTGACCGCCGAGCACGGCAGCACCTTCGAGGTGACGACCGACGACTACCTCACGCCGGCCGGCGACTGCATCCTCGCCGTGGAGGCCGACCGCGCGCCCGCCGACTTCGACCCCGAGTTCGTCGAGGCGTGCCGGGACGAAAACGCCACGATCACGGCCACGTTCGAGGCCGCCGGCCACGTCGAGACGGTCCGGGGCCGCGGCGACCCCGACCTGGAACTGACGAGCGAGCGGAGCATGGTGGGCCGCACCAGCGACTACGTCGACGAGCGCACGTTCCTGCTCGGCGCGGACTTTCCCGCCGTGGGGTTCGACCGCGACCTCGTAGCGGCGCTGGCCGACGGCGCGGACCTGACGGTGACGGTGACCGTCGAGTAG
- a CDS encoding glycoside hydrolase family 2 protein produces the protein MTGTWTAAAVDPGDDGDPPSAGEWEDVSVPGQPERFAGESAVAYRLAFDDPRSDDAQRTLLDLRGLYAHARVWLNGDLLGEHDAYFVPFRREFVPEERNELVVECRAPEDAFGGVERTDQLPTVAGVPGIRWGAHVRVRPPTFLDDLTVEPRVDGDDATIEATVAVDAGEAVDDYVTFSLRPEGFRGGGAMERAEVTADAGERTTVSREIRVRDPSFWWPNDHGPQHRYTVRAKLGDASASATTGLRTVSYGDDGLRVNGRQVQARGVNVLPAADPAADVERAADANANLVRAHAHVPPHDLHEAADEAGLLVWQDLPLSGDREFDPDRGRALAAMLADEYGHHPSVSLYGVHDDPRSPFADPLGAGRTSRYRLRWRAWRTSYDRGPAERVAEAFPDGTPTVPVAGPPGTAPDAAHLYPGWSYGAATDAEWLLDRYPDLGGVVGEYGAGSLVADAEGDVPGFDRATHDAAVGTDDPAESQARQAATLKTVTETLRRRSTDVLAAFALRDAAPGAGMGVLAHGGEAKPGYEALGESFEPVQAMLDEPPSPGAVGVTVVNDGPEAVEPTLSWAAGDAEGTAELSVDPGDRVDAGAARIPPDADDVELLLTLSDRTVYNEYDL, from the coding sequence ATGACGGGGACGTGGACGGCCGCGGCGGTCGACCCGGGCGACGACGGGGACCCGCCGAGCGCCGGGGAGTGGGAGGACGTATCGGTGCCGGGACAGCCCGAGCGGTTCGCGGGCGAGTCGGCCGTCGCCTATCGGCTGGCGTTCGACGACCCGCGGAGCGACGACGCACAGCGGACCCTGCTCGACCTGCGCGGGCTGTACGCGCACGCACGGGTGTGGCTCAACGGGGACCTGCTCGGCGAGCACGACGCCTACTTCGTCCCGTTCCGCCGGGAGTTCGTCCCCGAGGAGCGCAACGAACTCGTCGTCGAGTGCCGCGCGCCCGAGGACGCGTTCGGCGGCGTCGAGCGCACCGACCAGCTCCCCACGGTCGCCGGCGTCCCCGGGATCCGGTGGGGGGCACACGTCCGGGTCCGCCCGCCGACGTTCCTCGACGACCTGACGGTCGAACCCCGCGTTGACGGCGACGACGCGACCATCGAGGCGACCGTCGCGGTCGACGCCGGCGAAGCGGTCGACGACTACGTCACCTTCTCGCTGCGGCCCGAGGGGTTCCGCGGCGGCGGCGCGATGGAGCGCGCCGAGGTGACCGCCGACGCCGGCGAGCGAACGACGGTGAGCCGGGAGATACGGGTGCGGGACCCCTCGTTCTGGTGGCCGAACGACCACGGACCGCAACACCGCTACACGGTCCGTGCGAAACTGGGCGACGCCAGCGCGAGCGCGACGACCGGCCTCCGCACCGTCTCGTACGGCGACGACGGCCTGCGCGTGAACGGCCGGCAGGTGCAGGCGCGGGGGGTCAACGTGCTCCCCGCCGCCGACCCCGCAGCGGACGTCGAGCGCGCGGCCGACGCCAACGCGAACCTGGTCCGGGCACACGCCCACGTCCCGCCCCACGACCTCCACGAGGCGGCCGACGAGGCGGGGCTGCTCGTCTGGCAGGACCTCCCGCTTTCGGGCGACCGCGAGTTCGACCCGGACCGCGGCCGCGCGCTCGCCGCGATGCTCGCCGACGAGTACGGCCACCACCCGAGCGTGAGCCTGTACGGCGTCCACGACGACCCCCGCTCGCCCTTCGCCGACCCGCTGGGCGCGGGTCGGACGAGCAGGTATCGCCTCCGCTGGCGGGCGTGGCGGACGTCGTACGACCGCGGGCCGGCCGAGCGCGTCGCCGAGGCGTTCCCCGACGGGACGCCGACGGTGCCGGTCGCCGGGCCGCCCGGCACCGCGCCGGACGCCGCCCACCTCTATCCGGGCTGGTCGTACGGGGCGGCGACCGACGCGGAGTGGCTCCTCGACCGCTACCCCGACCTCGGCGGGGTCGTCGGCGAGTACGGCGCGGGGTCGCTCGTGGCGGACGCCGAGGGCGACGTGCCCGGGTTCGACCGGGCGACCCACGACGCCGCCGTCGGGACGGACGACCCCGCCGAGTCGCAGGCCCGGCAGGCCGCGACGCTGAAGACGGTCACCGAGACGCTCCGCCGGCGCAGCACCGACGTGCTGGCGGCCTTCGCCCTGCGGGACGCCGCGCCGGGGGCCGGGATGGGCGTGCTTGCCCACGGCGGCGAGGCAAAGCCCGGCTACGAGGCACTTGGCGAGTCGTTCGAGCCGGTGCAGGCGATGCTCGACGAACCGCCGTCGCCGGGCGCGGTGGGCGTCACCGTCGTCAACGACGGGCCCGAGGCCGTCGAGCCGACGCTCTCGTGGGCCGCCGGCGACGCCGAGGGGACCGCCGAACTGTCCGTCGATCCCGGCGACCGTGTCGACGCCGGCGCGGCGCGGATCCCGCCGGACGCCGACGACGTCGAACTCCTGCTCACCCTGTCGGACCGCACCGTGTACAACGAGTACGATTTATAA
- a CDS encoding coiled-coil protein — MVDESKNIELTEDDLENESKGQLIKRAGQLRDRRNELNQMASERASKRDDLNAKTREKVDEAQEHREKRDELNELVQEHKEQRNELNAKANELFDKVEEMKSDLELDEGKDLEELEEEIEDLEFKQQTEVLSTEDERELIEKIEEKREEYQQRKEKLDQNEDLEEYVEKAESVRSEASKHHQKVTELADKAQEHHNQMIEAYREADDIRDEADEMHEKFVEAQEAADRHHEDFVRVQKRLRELDKQEEEERKSEREQKEQEAKEEAEEIYQKFKEGETLETEDLMKLQKTGLL; from the coding sequence ATGGTAGACGAAAGCAAGAACATCGAACTCACAGAGGACGACCTCGAAAACGAATCCAAAGGCCAGCTCATCAAGCGAGCCGGGCAGCTCCGCGACCGACGGAACGAGCTGAACCAGATGGCCTCGGAGCGCGCGTCCAAGCGCGACGACCTGAACGCGAAGACCCGCGAGAAGGTCGACGAGGCCCAGGAACACCGCGAGAAGCGCGACGAGCTCAACGAGCTGGTCCAGGAGCACAAGGAACAGCGCAACGAGCTCAACGCGAAGGCCAACGAGCTGTTCGACAAGGTCGAGGAGATGAAATCCGACCTCGAGCTCGACGAGGGCAAGGACCTGGAGGAGCTCGAGGAGGAGATCGAGGACCTGGAGTTCAAACAGCAGACCGAGGTGCTCTCGACCGAGGACGAGCGCGAACTCATCGAGAAGATCGAGGAGAAGCGCGAGGAGTACCAGCAGCGCAAGGAGAAACTCGACCAGAACGAGGACCTTGAGGAGTACGTCGAGAAGGCCGAGTCCGTCCGCTCGGAGGCCTCCAAGCACCACCAGAAGGTGACGGAGCTCGCCGACAAGGCCCAGGAGCACCACAACCAGATGATCGAGGCCTACCGCGAGGCCGACGACATCCGCGACGAGGCCGACGAGATGCACGAGAAGTTCGTCGAGGCCCAGGAGGCGGCCGACCGCCACCACGAGGACTTCGTCCGCGTCCAGAAGCGCCTGCGCGAGCTCGACAAGCAGGAGGAGGAGGAGCGCAAGTCCGAGCGCGAGCAGAAGGAACAGGAGGCCAAGGAGGAGGCCGAGGAGATCTACCAGAAGTTCAAGGAAGGCGAAACCCTCGAAACCGAGGACCTGATGAAGCTCCAGAAGACGGGGCTGCTGTAG